In the genome of Candidatus Microbacterium phytovorans, one region contains:
- a CDS encoding chaplin family protein, which yields MRKFITRALWGTLLAGGLTLVGTSVAMAAETDGEDGLLSGTQALIDVAVPVTVEGNSISILGDSSSTSDTDATPTAPAEETSASTSGADGTASGTQALISVSVPVAVEDTAVSVVGDSSSETDAAATEPADTSPSEPSTSEASTSGEDGTASGTQAIVPVSVPVTLGGNAVSVLGDSESATTGGSGSTGGDSTDGTGATTGGSDGTTDGTDGILGGTQVIAPVGIPVEVAGNAISVLGDSESTTGASGSTEGDSTGGTDGSTEGTGGTTNGSDGIGSGTQVILPVEVPLGVGGNAVSVIGDSTTTTEPPTTPTDPTDPTDPTDPTDPGTTDPGTTEPGSDGSMSAGDVVGAVAGESTAVRALAETGGGSLVPLVLFGGLLMLAGGVMRMARRSA from the coding sequence ATGCGCAAGTTCATCACGCGCGCCCTCTGGGGCACGCTGCTGGCGGGCGGGCTCACGCTCGTCGGCACCTCGGTCGCCATGGCGGCCGAGACGGACGGAGAGGACGGACTCCTCTCCGGCACACAAGCCCTCATCGACGTGGCGGTCCCCGTCACCGTCGAGGGCAACAGCATCTCGATCCTGGGCGACTCGTCGTCCACGTCGGACACGGATGCCACCCCCACCGCTCCTGCCGAGGAGACCTCGGCATCCACCAGCGGGGCGGACGGCACCGCCTCGGGAACGCAGGCGCTCATCTCGGTGAGCGTGCCCGTCGCGGTGGAGGACACGGCCGTCTCGGTCGTGGGCGACAGTTCGTCGGAGACGGATGCCGCTGCCACCGAACCGGCCGACACCTCCCCGTCGGAACCGTCGACCTCCGAGGCATCCACCTCGGGTGAAGACGGCACCGCATCGGGAACGCAGGCGATCGTGCCGGTCTCTGTGCCCGTGACGCTCGGCGGGAACGCCGTCTCCGTCCTCGGCGACAGCGAGTCCGCCACCACCGGCGGATCTGGATCGACCGGGGGCGACTCGACGGACGGGACCGGTGCCACGACCGGGGGATCCGACGGCACCACCGACGGCACCGACGGCATCCTCGGGGGCACCCAGGTGATCGCGCCCGTCGGCATCCCCGTCGAGGTCGCGGGCAACGCCATCTCCGTGCTCGGCGACAGCGAATCCACCACCGGTGCGTCTGGATCGACCGAGGGCGACTCGACGGGCGGAACCGACGGCTCGACCGAGGGAACCGGAGGGACCACCAACGGCAGCGACGGGATCGGCTCGGGGACGCAGGTGATCCTTCCCGTGGAGGTTCCACTCGGCGTCGGCGGCAACGCCGTCTCCGTGATCGGCGACAGCACCACCACGACCGAGCCACCGACGACGCCGACCGACCCGACGGATCCCACCGATCCGACGGATCCGACCGATCCGGGAACCACAGACCCGGGAACGACCGAGCCCGGAAGCGACGGCTCCATGAGCGCTGGCGACGTCGTGGGCGCCGTCGCCGGCGAGTCGACAGCCGTCCGCGCCCTCGCCGAGACCGGTGGGGGATCGCTCGTGCCGCTGGTCCTCTTCGGAGGGCTCCTCATGCTCGCAGGCGGGGTGATGCGCATGGCGCGCCGCTCAGCCTGA
- a CDS encoding metalloregulator ArsR/SmtB family transcription factor: MLTISPPEATLVSVGKALSDPTRARILLRLLDAPGYPAELAHGLGLTRTNVSNHLACLRGCGLIATTPEGRRTRYDIADPHLTQGIRQLIQAMVAVDEGCTIDGCACCA; this comes from the coding sequence ATGCTGACCATTTCCCCACCGGAAGCGACCCTCGTCTCCGTGGGGAAGGCGCTGTCCGACCCGACGAGGGCGAGAATCCTGCTGAGGCTGCTCGACGCGCCTGGTTACCCGGCGGAGTTGGCACACGGCCTCGGGCTCACGCGCACCAACGTGTCGAACCATCTGGCATGCCTCCGGGGGTGCGGGCTGATCGCGACCACCCCGGAAGGCCGGCGCACCCGGTACGACATCGCCGACCCGCACCTCACTCAGGGCATTCGACAGCTGATCCAGGCGATGGTCGCGGTCGACGAAGGGTGCACGATCGACGGATGCGCGTGCTGCGCATGA
- a CDS encoding DUF6326 family protein, with protein MTTATQASRALITSAIPAQLKIAAAWASAMFLYIYVDILNFYKPGVVDGILEGQIWRFDVSAGLLSVFLVSMSIPALMIVLSTALPARLNRITNLVVAALFIPYTLFNAAGSTWEWAGFYTISIGLEVLLLAYILRTAWAWPRAAVRDA; from the coding sequence ATGACCACTGCCACTCAGGCCTCCCGAGCCCTGATCACATCGGCGATTCCCGCGCAGCTCAAGATCGCCGCCGCATGGGCGAGCGCGATGTTCCTGTACATCTACGTCGACATCCTGAACTTCTATAAGCCGGGCGTGGTCGACGGCATCCTGGAGGGCCAGATCTGGAGGTTCGACGTCAGCGCGGGACTGCTGAGCGTCTTCCTCGTCTCGATGTCAATCCCCGCGCTGATGATCGTGCTGTCGACGGCGCTTCCCGCCCGCCTCAACCGCATCACCAACCTCGTCGTCGCGGCGCTGTTCATCCCGTACACCCTCTTCAACGCCGCAGGGTCGACGTGGGAATGGGCGGGCTTCTACACGATCAGCATCGGGCTGGAGGTGCTGCTCCTCGCCTACATCCTGCGCACCGCCTGGGCATGGCCACGTGCCGCTGTCCGGGATGCCTGA
- the dnaB gene encoding replicative DNA helicase, whose amino-acid sequence MSIADISEERLGGRREPDRTPPHDLLAEQSTLGGMLLSGDAVADVIEALRSTDFYVPKHELIFEAILSLYSHGEPTDVIAVTDELIKTGDLQRSGGADYLHSLTSIVPTAANAAYYASIVRERALLRRLVEAGTRIVQMGYNGQGDALDLVNNAQAEIYSVTGAEQAEDYVPLQIAVDAAVEEIEAARGRDGQMTGIPTGFAGLDQLTNGLHGGQMIVVAARPAMGKSTLALDFARAAAIKNNQPTIFFSLEMGKSEIAMRLMSAEGAVPLQSMRKGNLDSRDWTTIASTRGRINDAPLYIDDSPNMTLVEIRAKCRKLKQRVGLKMVVIDYLQLMTSGKRVESRQQEVSEFSRALKLLAKELQVPVIALSQLNRGAEQRADKKPAISDLRESGSIEQDADIVILLHREAAYEKDSPRAGEADLIVAKHRNGPTDTVTVAFQGHFSRFADMANDFQ is encoded by the coding sequence ATGTCGATCGCCGATATCTCCGAGGAGCGCCTCGGCGGGCGTCGCGAACCCGACCGCACCCCGCCGCACGACCTGCTCGCCGAGCAGAGCACGCTCGGGGGAATGCTCCTCTCCGGCGATGCGGTGGCCGACGTCATCGAGGCGCTGCGCAGCACCGACTTCTACGTGCCGAAGCACGAGCTGATCTTCGAGGCGATCCTCTCCCTCTATTCGCACGGCGAGCCGACCGACGTCATCGCGGTCACCGACGAGCTCATCAAGACGGGCGATCTGCAGCGCTCCGGCGGTGCCGATTATCTGCACTCGCTCACCTCCATCGTCCCCACCGCGGCCAACGCGGCCTACTACGCGTCGATCGTGCGCGAGCGTGCGCTGCTGCGCCGTCTCGTCGAGGCCGGCACCCGCATCGTGCAGATGGGCTACAACGGGCAGGGCGACGCGCTCGACCTCGTGAACAACGCGCAGGCCGAGATCTACTCGGTCACCGGCGCCGAACAGGCCGAAGACTACGTGCCCCTGCAGATCGCCGTCGACGCGGCCGTCGAGGAGATCGAGGCCGCTCGCGGCCGTGACGGTCAGATGACCGGCATCCCCACTGGCTTCGCCGGGCTCGACCAGCTCACCAACGGTCTTCACGGCGGTCAGATGATCGTCGTGGCTGCGCGTCCCGCCATGGGTAAGTCCACGCTGGCGCTCGACTTCGCCCGCGCCGCGGCCATCAAGAACAACCAGCCGACGATCTTCTTCTCGCTCGAAATGGGCAAGAGCGAGATCGCGATGCGCCTCATGAGCGCGGAGGGCGCCGTGCCCCTCCAGAGCATGCGCAAGGGAAACCTCGACAGTCGCGACTGGACCACGATCGCCTCCACGCGTGGCCGCATCAACGACGCGCCCCTCTACATCGACGACAGCCCCAACATGACCCTCGTCGAGATCCGCGCCAAGTGCCGCAAGCTGAAGCAGCGCGTGGGGCTGAAGATGGTCGTCATCGACTACCTGCAGCTCATGACGAGCGGCAAGCGCGTCGAGTCGCGTCAGCAGGAGGTCTCCGAGTTCTCCCGCGCCCTCAAGCTGCTCGCGAAGGAGCTGCAGGTGCCCGTGATCGCGCTGTCGCAGCTGAACCGTGGCGCCGAACAGCGGGCCGACAAGAAGCCCGCCATCAGCGACCTGCGTGAGTCGGGCTCGATCGAGCAAGACGCCGACATCGTCATCCTGCTGCACCGCGAAGCCGCCTACGAGAAGGACAGCCCCCGCGCCGGCGAGGCCGACCTGATCGTCGCGAAGCACCGAAACGGCCCCACCGACACCGTCACCGTCGCCTTCCAGGGCCACTTCTCCCGCTTCGCCGACATGGCCAACGACTTCCAATAG
- a CDS encoding tyrosine-protein phosphatase, with protein MGSVLAVDGLANVRDLDGIPRNDGSLTPAGVFIRAEKPDRITPSGWAALRDHRVHTVVDLRRPEEQVGPVPDGIHRVRVDLDGDERDFWDPIEADGRWGTPLYYAAHLHELPHRLVRVLTTIASAPDGAVLFHCAAGWDRTGLVAAVLLKAVDATEDAAAADYVTSYANADALAALHGRSSDVELRLGVLARFGHTPESAFREMYRHLDVDAWFQHAGVDEHTARAIRTWRGHIDAL; from the coding sequence ATGGGTTCGGTTCTCGCGGTCGACGGACTCGCCAACGTACGAGATCTCGACGGCATCCCGCGCAACGACGGTTCGCTCACGCCGGCGGGCGTGTTCATCCGCGCGGAGAAGCCCGACCGGATCACCCCGTCTGGCTGGGCCGCCCTGCGCGACCACCGCGTGCACACCGTCGTCGACCTACGTCGGCCGGAGGAGCAGGTCGGGCCGGTGCCTGACGGCATCCATCGCGTGCGCGTCGACCTCGACGGTGACGAACGCGACTTCTGGGACCCGATCGAGGCCGACGGCCGCTGGGGCACCCCGCTCTACTACGCGGCGCATCTGCACGAACTCCCGCACCGTCTCGTCCGCGTGCTGACGACGATCGCGTCGGCCCCCGACGGAGCGGTGCTGTTCCATTGCGCCGCCGGGTGGGATCGGACGGGACTCGTCGCCGCCGTCCTTCTGAAGGCGGTCGATGCGACAGAGGATGCCGCGGCCGCCGACTACGTCACGTCGTACGCCAACGCCGACGCCCTGGCGGCCCTTCACGGCCGCTCGTCCGACGTCGAGCTGCGGCTCGGCGTGCTCGCCCGGTTCGGTCACACCCCGGAGTCGGCGTTCCGCGAGATGTACCGGCACCTCGACGTCGACGCCTGGTTCCAGCATGCGGGGGTAGACGAGCACACGGCTCGCGCGATCAGGACCTGGCGCGGGCACATCGACGCACTCTGA
- a CDS encoding dihydrofolate reductase family protein, with translation MQPLRYAINVTLDGCCHHEAGLPPDAESMAFWTDELRRSDTLLYGRVTYEMMQSAWRRPASGVWPDWMDAADIAFAEVIDAIPKSVVSTRLEVVDWNAERTSGDLRAAVEALKARPGRGISLGGVALPAALAALGLIDEYTFVVHPVIAGRGPRLLDGLPDQLALELVERREFASGAVAQRYRPTAVPTGVNDA, from the coding sequence GTGCAGCCCCTTCGGTACGCGATCAACGTCACCCTCGACGGGTGCTGTCATCACGAGGCAGGACTGCCGCCGGATGCCGAGTCGATGGCGTTCTGGACAGACGAGCTCCGCCGGTCCGACACGCTGCTCTACGGTCGCGTGACCTACGAGATGATGCAGTCCGCGTGGCGCCGACCTGCGTCGGGGGTGTGGCCCGACTGGATGGATGCCGCCGACATCGCCTTCGCGGAGGTGATCGATGCGATTCCCAAGAGCGTCGTCTCAACCAGGCTCGAGGTCGTGGACTGGAACGCGGAGCGGACGAGCGGTGACCTTCGCGCCGCCGTGGAGGCTCTGAAGGCGCGCCCGGGACGGGGCATCTCGCTCGGCGGCGTCGCGCTGCCGGCCGCGCTCGCCGCGCTCGGGCTGATCGATGAGTACACGTTCGTCGTGCATCCGGTCATCGCGGGTCGGGGGCCGCGGCTGCTCGACGGTCTCCCCGACCAGCTGGCGCTGGAGCTGGTCGAGCGACGCGAGTTCGCCTCCGGCGCTGTGGCGCAACGGTACCGACCGACCGCGGTGCCGACCGGCGTGAACGACGCGTGA
- the rpsR gene encoding 30S ribosomal protein S18 → MAGKATGDRRKPRKGAKNAAPAKAIRVGVIDYKDVATLRKFISERGKIRARRITGVSVQEQRLIAKAIKNAREMALLPYAGAGR, encoded by the coding sequence ATGGCTGGAAAGGCTACCGGCGATCGCCGCAAGCCGCGGAAGGGCGCGAAGAACGCCGCTCCCGCGAAGGCGATCCGCGTCGGCGTCATCGATTACAAGGACGTCGCGACGCTTCGTAAGTTCATCTCGGAGCGCGGCAAGATCCGCGCCCGTCGTATCACCGGTGTTTCGGTGCAGGAGCAGCGTCTGATCGCCAAGGCGATCAAGAACGCGCGCGAAATGGCGCTCCTGCCTTACGCCGGCGCTGGCCGCTGA
- a CDS encoding NADP-dependent oxidoreductase encodes MSLFVEQSEISDPFVLRIVDREEPHAGPGQVRLRARVAGLNPVDWKIASSPQAATAFGISAPTGFGNDVAGEIDEVGDGVTEFAVGDRVFASARGRAVAEHVILTVGADDIRHTPDGLSDDVAGALQVAGRTADAALRTVGAASGDTILIGGAAGGVGVLVVQLAVRLGATVIATASESNHDYLRSLGATPTLYGDGLADRVRALAPQGVDAAIDLHGIATVEAAAELGVPGERIATIAASNPPHGAKPTGGRDAHPDALDEIAALLADGTVTLPIAARFPVSQIDHAIALQRAGHVRGKVIVTL; translated from the coding sequence ATGAGCCTTTTCGTCGAACAGTCCGAGATCAGCGACCCTTTCGTCCTTCGCATCGTCGACCGTGAGGAGCCGCACGCCGGACCCGGCCAGGTGAGGCTCCGCGCTCGCGTCGCAGGGCTCAACCCCGTCGACTGGAAGATCGCCTCCTCGCCGCAGGCGGCGACCGCGTTCGGTATTTCCGCGCCGACGGGCTTCGGGAACGACGTCGCCGGTGAGATCGACGAGGTCGGCGACGGCGTGACGGAGTTCGCGGTGGGCGACCGCGTGTTCGCGAGCGCACGGGGCCGCGCCGTCGCGGAGCACGTCATCCTCACGGTCGGCGCCGACGACATCCGTCACACCCCCGACGGCCTCAGCGACGACGTGGCCGGCGCGCTCCAGGTCGCCGGCCGCACGGCCGACGCCGCCCTGCGCACGGTGGGCGCGGCATCCGGAGACACGATCCTGATCGGCGGGGCAGCGGGCGGCGTCGGCGTGCTCGTGGTGCAGCTGGCGGTGCGGCTCGGCGCGACCGTGATCGCGACGGCATCCGAGTCCAACCACGACTACCTCCGCAGTCTGGGCGCGACGCCGACCCTCTACGGCGATGGCCTCGCAGATCGCGTGCGCGCCCTCGCGCCCCAAGGCGTCGACGCCGCGATCGACCTGCACGGCATCGCCACCGTCGAAGCCGCAGCCGAGCTCGGCGTGCCCGGCGAGCGGATCGCCACGATCGCCGCCTCCAACCCGCCGCACGGCGCGAAGCCGACCGGTGGGCGGGATGCGCACCCCGATGCCCTCGACGAGATCGCTGCGCTGCTCGCTGACGGCACCGTTACGCTCCCGATCGCGGCACGCTTCCCCGTCTCGCAGATCGACCACGCGATCGCGCTCCAGCGAGCCGGTCACGTGCGGGGCAAGGTGATCGTCACGCTCTGA
- a CDS encoding GNAT family N-acetyltransferase, with the protein MTFTTRDAVPGDASALADLHVETWREAYAHLLPDGFFSADYVAARHRTWHHVLTNPRPSMTIRVAEADGAIIGFSWAGEPEPDATAPRDRQLFAIYVLAAHYGTGAGQTLLTEAIGDEPAFLWVAKENPRAVAFYERNGFRFDGAEQAGAHGSAMTAARMVR; encoded by the coding sequence ATGACCTTCACGACCCGCGACGCGGTGCCGGGCGACGCCAGCGCGCTCGCCGACCTCCACGTCGAGACCTGGCGCGAGGCGTACGCGCACCTACTCCCCGACGGCTTCTTCTCCGCGGACTACGTCGCGGCGCGGCATCGCACGTGGCATCACGTGCTCACGAATCCCCGACCCTCGATGACGATCCGGGTCGCCGAGGCCGACGGGGCGATCATCGGGTTCTCCTGGGCGGGCGAGCCCGAGCCGGATGCCACGGCCCCGCGCGACCGGCAGCTCTTCGCGATCTATGTGCTCGCCGCGCACTACGGCACCGGCGCGGGCCAGACGCTGCTCACGGAGGCGATCGGCGACGAGCCGGCCTTCCTGTGGGTCGCGAAGGAGAATCCGCGGGCGGTCGCGTTCTACGAGCGCAACGGCTTCCGGTTCGACGGCGCGGAGCAGGCAGGCGCCCACGGCTCCGCGATGACGGCCGCCCGCATGGTGCGCTGA
- a CDS encoding cation transporter, translating into MRVLRMTARAQAFTATDADRRQTLHRRIRTIVAVTIGYNVIEAVIALSAGTAASSVALIAFGLDSTIEVLSAAAVAWQFTRRNPERWERGTLRVIAVAFFALAAYVLVTSAFALLTRVEVQHSPVGLVITGLSVVMMPFLSWAERRAGRELGSATAVADSKQTLLCTYLSAAVLIGLLANSLLGWWWVDAVAGVVIAVFAVREGVEAWRGDACATSVGMFLEDGEDHPHDHDHTH; encoded by the coding sequence ATGCGCGTGCTGCGCATGACCGCGCGCGCCCAGGCGTTCACGGCTACCGATGCCGATCGCCGTCAGACGCTCCATCGCCGCATCCGCACGATCGTCGCTGTTACGATCGGCTACAACGTCATCGAGGCGGTCATCGCCCTGTCGGCGGGCACCGCGGCATCCTCGGTGGCGCTCATCGCATTCGGACTCGACTCCACCATCGAGGTGCTGTCGGCTGCCGCGGTGGCCTGGCAGTTCACGCGGAGGAATCCCGAGCGCTGGGAGCGAGGCACGCTACGGGTGATCGCCGTCGCCTTCTTCGCGCTCGCCGCCTACGTCCTCGTAACGTCGGCGTTTGCTCTGCTCACGCGCGTGGAGGTTCAGCACTCGCCCGTCGGCCTCGTCATCACCGGCCTCAGTGTCGTGATGATGCCGTTCTTGTCGTGGGCGGAGCGCCGGGCCGGCCGCGAACTCGGCTCGGCCACTGCCGTCGCCGACTCGAAGCAGACCCTGCTGTGCACCTACTTGTCGGCGGCAGTACTCATAGGTCTGCTCGCGAACAGCCTGCTCGGATGGTGGTGGGTGGATGCCGTCGCCGGCGTCGTCATCGCGGTGTTCGCGGTGAGGGAGGGTGTCGAGGCGTGGCGCGGAGACGCGTGCGCGACGTCCGTCGGCATGTTCCTGGAAGACGGCGAGGATCATCCGCACGATCACGACCACACGCACTGA
- a CDS encoding TetR/AcrR family transcriptional regulator C-terminal domain-containing protein: MSASETPDAGPDAALSKRRVVAEAVRLADREGVSGLSMRRLAAALGAGAMSLYHYVAHKDELVDAMIDAVFEEIAPPGADLDWRSAMRERAISVREALARHPWAIGLMERSTPGPANLRHREAVTACLRKAGFTVLAATHANWLIDSYVYGFALQSTALPFTDADEFADRAEGLYLPQLPPEEFPYLRESATGLVAAGYDPAAEFTVGLDLILDALESLLPAS; encoded by the coding sequence GTGTCCGCGAGCGAAACACCCGATGCGGGGCCCGATGCGGCGCTCAGCAAACGGAGAGTGGTAGCCGAGGCCGTCCGACTCGCCGACCGCGAGGGCGTGAGCGGCCTGAGCATGCGTCGGCTGGCCGCAGCCCTCGGGGCGGGCGCGATGTCGCTGTACCACTACGTCGCTCACAAGGACGAGCTCGTGGATGCCATGATCGACGCCGTCTTCGAGGAGATCGCCCCGCCCGGCGCCGACCTCGACTGGCGATCCGCCATGCGAGAGCGGGCGATCTCCGTGCGCGAGGCCCTCGCGCGCCACCCCTGGGCGATCGGCCTCATGGAGCGTTCGACACCCGGGCCCGCGAATCTCCGTCACCGCGAAGCCGTGACGGCCTGCTTGCGGAAGGCCGGCTTCACCGTGCTGGCGGCGACGCACGCCAACTGGCTGATCGACAGCTACGTCTACGGTTTCGCGCTCCAATCGACCGCGCTGCCGTTCACCGATGCAGACGAGTTCGCCGATCGAGCAGAGGGTCTGTATCTGCCGCAGCTCCCTCCCGAGGAGTTCCCGTATCTCAGGGAGTCGGCCACGGGTCTCGTCGCGGCGGGTTACGACCCCGCGGCGGAGTTCACCGTCGGACTCGACCTCATCCTCGACGCGCTCGAGTCGCTGCTGCCCGCCTCGTAG
- a CDS encoding RNA-binding S4 domain-containing protein, which yields MTNKPPIDDVSIGGDGIRLGQFLKFAGLLDSGGDVKEAIIDGYVTVNGEVDRRRGAQLKLGDVVEYDGRRVRVCE from the coding sequence ATGACGAACAAGCCGCCGATCGATGACGTCTCGATCGGCGGCGACGGCATCCGGTTGGGTCAGTTCCTGAAGTTCGCGGGACTCCTCGACTCCGGCGGTGACGTCAAGGAGGCGATCATCGACGGGTACGTGACCGTCAACGGCGAGGTCGATCGCCGACGCGGTGCGCAGCTGAAACTCGGCGACGTCGTCGAGTACGACGGTCGTCGCGTGCGCGTCTGCGAGTGA
- a CDS encoding MFS transporter — protein sequence MTPQHRTIFALPLTFFGFLMAVAVSDLGDSFRLLALDLWFYESSTDKEGARLTLLLASVIPALLVAPLAGAVADRFDLRRTFIATTALRGIISLGLAAVAHSLGVGETAIVLVVASAVASVFFTSSAFVFVPRLVKQNLLPRANGILESMTWALAAVGPAAGALAFAAWGPAPSFLIDGASFLLSALLFKYVLVKPVKEVTDQRRARGGVRQLAREFGELLQGVGPAAAYLASHRYALGLLLASYGVTITAAANSFSLIFLIAVDLQLPAEAFGLVLSWNGVVAVVAALIVGFIVRASGMQTLYLACLGLFAVAQIIIGLAPNLFILIIGVALSALINAPYNVAVTTLFQTSIADEYLGRVEGLDVSVDNALRIGTLIAAAAAVATWGPRSVLVVSGIVALVLLIVGGALMLRSTGRSGTTRKSADRSLTDDLANPSDS from the coding sequence ATGACACCGCAACACCGAACGATCTTCGCGCTGCCATTGACCTTCTTCGGTTTCCTGATGGCAGTGGCCGTCTCAGACCTCGGAGACTCCTTTCGGTTGCTTGCGCTCGATCTGTGGTTCTACGAATCGAGTACGGACAAAGAGGGCGCGCGCCTCACGCTCCTTCTCGCATCAGTCATCCCTGCCCTTCTGGTGGCGCCACTCGCGGGGGCTGTCGCAGACCGTTTCGACCTGCGACGCACGTTCATCGCGACGACCGCACTGCGGGGCATCATCAGTCTCGGTCTCGCGGCCGTCGCACACAGCCTCGGAGTCGGGGAGACCGCCATCGTCCTTGTTGTCGCGTCCGCGGTTGCGAGCGTCTTCTTCACGTCCTCGGCCTTCGTGTTCGTGCCGAGACTCGTCAAGCAGAATCTTCTCCCTCGCGCGAACGGCATCCTGGAATCGATGACGTGGGCGCTCGCGGCGGTTGGGCCGGCCGCAGGGGCACTCGCGTTCGCCGCCTGGGGGCCGGCCCCTTCCTTCCTCATTGACGGCGCATCCTTCCTGCTCTCCGCCCTCCTCTTCAAGTACGTACTCGTGAAGCCTGTCAAAGAGGTGACCGACCAGCGGCGCGCCCGAGGTGGCGTCCGCCAGTTGGCTCGGGAGTTCGGTGAGCTGCTTCAGGGGGTCGGTCCGGCCGCTGCATACCTCGCGTCGCATCGGTACGCCCTTGGGCTGCTCCTCGCGTCCTACGGGGTTACCATCACGGCCGCGGCGAACTCGTTCAGCTTGATCTTCCTTATCGCGGTCGACTTGCAGCTGCCAGCGGAAGCGTTCGGTCTTGTGCTGTCCTGGAACGGAGTCGTCGCCGTGGTAGCCGCACTCATCGTCGGCTTCATTGTCCGAGCCTCCGGGATGCAGACGCTGTACCTGGCCTGCCTTGGACTGTTTGCGGTGGCACAGATCATCATCGGCTTGGCGCCCAACCTGTTCATCCTCATCATTGGCGTTGCCCTCAGCGCGCTCATCAACGCTCCCTACAACGTCGCGGTGACGACGCTCTTCCAGACCTCCATCGCTGATGAGTATCTCGGCCGCGTCGAGGGCCTCGACGTGAGCGTCGACAACGCACTGCGTATCGGTACTCTGATCGCGGCCGCGGCTGCCGTAGCTACATGGGGGCCGCGTTCTGTTCTCGTGGTGTCGGGCATCGTTGCGCTCGTCCTTCTCATTGTGGGTGGAGCACTCATGTTGAGATCAACGGGCCGCAGCGGCACGACTCGGAAGAGCGCCGATCGCTCCCTGACCGACGATCTCGCCAATCCGTCGGATAGCTGA
- the rplI gene encoding 50S ribosomal protein L9: protein MAKLILTNEVAGLGSAGDVIEVKNGYARNYLIPQGFAVAWTRGGEKQVASIRAARESRAIHDHEEAVALKDALEGTKVKLAVKAGAEGRLFGSVKTADVADAVKAAGLGDLDKRKIHITSPIKAVGEHEATVRLRDDLTAVITLQVVAAK from the coding sequence ATGGCAAAGCTGATTCTCACGAACGAGGTCGCCGGGCTCGGAAGCGCCGGCGACGTCATCGAGGTCAAGAACGGGTACGCCCGTAACTACCTCATCCCCCAGGGCTTCGCTGTGGCCTGGACCCGCGGTGGCGAGAAGCAGGTGGCGTCGATTCGCGCCGCCCGCGAGTCCCGCGCGATCCACGACCACGAAGAGGCCGTGGCGCTCAAGGACGCCCTCGAGGGCACCAAGGTCAAGCTGGCCGTCAAGGCCGGCGCCGAGGGCCGCCTGTTCGGTTCGGTGAAGACGGCCGACGTGGCCGACGCCGTCAAGGCAGCCGGTCTGGGCGACCTCGACAAGCGCAAGATCCACATCACCTCGCCCATCAAGGCGGTCGGTGAGCACGAGGCGACGGTTCGTCTGCGCGACGACCTCACCGCCGTGATCACCCTCCAGGTGGTCGCCGCGAAGTAA
- a CDS encoding single-stranded DNA-binding protein has translation MAGETVITVVGNLTADPELRYTQNGLPVANFTIASTPRNFDRQANEWKDGEALFLRASVWREFAEHVAGSLTKGMRVIATGRLKQRSYQDREGNNRTAIELEVDEIGPSLRYATAQVTRAASGGGGGGQSRPQVQQEEPWATPGSAAPDAWSAPGAGYGDDTPF, from the coding sequence ATGGCCGGCGAAACCGTCATCACCGTCGTGGGCAACCTCACGGCAGACCCCGAGCTGCGCTACACGCAGAACGGGCTGCCCGTCGCGAACTTCACGATCGCGTCGACTCCGCGCAACTTCGACCGTCAGGCCAACGAGTGGAAGGACGGCGAAGCGCTGTTCCTCCGCGCGTCGGTGTGGCGCGAGTTCGCCGAGCACGTGGCAGGTTCGCTCACCAAGGGCATGCGGGTCATCGCGACCGGCCGTCTGAAGCAGCGCTCCTACCAGGACCGCGAGGGCAACAACCGCACGGCGATCGAGCTGGAGGTCGACGAGATCGGCCCCTCGCTCCGCTACGCGACCGCCCAGGTCACCCGCGCCGCCTCCGGTGGCGGCGGTGGTGGCCAGTCGCGTCCCCAGGTCCAGCAGGAAGAGCCGTGGGCGACCCCCGGCTCGGCTGCTCCGGATGCCTGGAGCGCTCCCGGCGCCGGCTACGGCGACGACACCCCGTTTTGA